In bacterium, the genomic stretch CGGTGTGGTCGCCGTCGTCGATGAGATAGATCGAGTCATCGGGCCCCATGGTGACCGCGTGCGGCCGGGTGAATCGCCCCTCACCCCAAGAGGCGACAAAGTTTCCCTCGCGATCGAAGATCATCAGAGGATGCTCGCCTCTACTGAAGACGTAGACCCGGTCTTGCCGGTCCACCCCCACCCCGGAAACCTCGTGGAAGGTCCACCCTGGGGGGAGCCGGGCCCAGTCGTCCACGACCTCAAATACGTATTGCCCACTACCGACTCTCGCCACGGGGCACCTCGCCGAGGTGAGAAATGTGCAGAAGTCTGCGGGGATCCATTCCAGCGCGCGCGGATGGTCCCCTGCTCGAGCTCCTTGAGCGCGCACGTCGACGTGACCTGTGCGGCGCGCAGGGCGGTGGGGACTCGTGAACGAGGCTGTTTACCTATATCCTGCGGGGCCGGTCAGGCGGTTCCTGCCGGCCCCGCAGCGTCTGCTACGTCGCGGTGATCGTCAAACCTGTTTGCTCTTCGCCGATCAGTGCACCATCACGGTGATCTGGTCGCTCGACGCCGCCTTTACGGGCGTGGCATCGTTGTTGTGAAGCATCGCCTTCAGAACATGCTTGCCGCGGGTGAGCTGAACATCCGCGACGCTCGATGCGGACACCCCGGCCAGCTTGCCGTCGACATAGAGGCGCCAGTTGCCCTCCCCTGCCTTTGCCGCAGTTCCGATCGCCTCCGGGGCCTCCTTGAGGCCTCTCACTTTGACCCACACAATCAGGTACGCGCTGACCGCCGTATTGTTGTGCGGAACGAGGATCTTGACCCCGGGCTTCCCGGCGGCGGGCGCGTAGTGCATGGCGCTCTTGGTGGGAATAGTCAGCGTGATCTCGGAGCTCTCCGCGCCGACCACGGGCGTCTGATCGTTATTGAGCAACTCCACCTTGATCGCATGCTTGCCGGCCGAGAGCGAGGGGTACGTATCGTTTGGAATCGACACGACCTCGTCGGCCGAAAGGCCGGCGGGCTTTCCGTCGACATACACTTGCCAGTGACCCTCGCCGGGCTTGGCGGCCTTCCCAATCGCGCTGGGATTGAGGACGAAGTTCTGCACTCTGACCTCGACGACCATCTGCATACCAGAGACGGTCGAGCCGTTCCGCGGCGAAACAATCTGAATTGCGGGGGCGGTCTGAGCGCCCGCCGACGGAATAAGCGCGGCCGCGAGCACGAGAATGATCCCGGATGTGACAGTCCTGAGCATATGTCGCCACCTCCTGATAGATAGAATACCCTCGGGAGCGATCTCCAAGACCTCCGCTCCCAGGCAGGACGCAGGTAGCGCCGACTCGAATGCCCCCGCGCAAGGCGCATTGTGTTGGGAGGGAGCAGCCTTGGCTGCGACGCTGAGCAGGCGTCGATTCCTGACCACTTCGGCGGGCGCGGCTCTCTCGGGACTGCTCGAGGGAACCCGCACGGCCGTCCAGGCGCAGGGGCTGACCTCCCTCAACATCGGCTTGGGGTTCCATAACCTCGATGCAGCGGCGGCCTGGATCGCGCAGGACAAGCGCTTCTTCGAGAAATTCGGACTCAGCGTCAACATCCTCGAGTTCCAGGGTGGGGCGAAATCGATCGTCGCCATCGCGTCCGGCGAAGTGCCCATCTCGCTCAACAGCGGCATCGAGGTCATCAATGCGCGGTCCCAGGGCATTCCACTCCAGATGATCGGCGGGTTGGTCAACAAGTTTTCCTTCGACTTCGTGGTGGCACAGAACATCACCAGTCCGTCGCAGCTCCGGGGTACGAAGGGGGCCATCAGCAGCTTCGGGGGCTCGTCCGATTTTGCCGCCCGGTACGCCCTCACCAGGCTGGGGATCAATCCGCAAGACGTCACATTGTTGCCAACCGGCGACGAGACCTCTCGCCTCCAGGCCCTGCAAACCGGCCAGATCCAGTTCACGGTGCTGACGGCCGGGCTCGACCTGGTGGCGTTCGACCTGGGTTACAAGCCGCTCATAAAACTGT encodes the following:
- a CDS encoding ABC transporter substrate-binding protein, whose amino-acid sequence is MAATLSRRRFLTTSAGAALSGLLEGTRTAVQAQGLTSLNIGLGFHNLDAAAAWIAQDKRFFEKFGLSVNILEFQGGAKSIVAIASGEVPISLNSGIEVINARSQGIPLQMIGGLVNKFSFDFVVAQNITSPSQLRGTKGAISSFGGSSDFAARYALTRLGINPQDVTLLPTGDETSRLQALQTGQIQFTVLTAGLDLVAFDLGYKPLIKLYTFDQPYQSSGIAVNAIWAKAHSAIVDALMKAIVTATVYMKNPLNVAAALALLHTHLPIKEGQLRQGFELYRDRFYSVYPFVTVPGMEFILRERKMTQPVTDFYDNSYVQALQNANFAATVAKSI